The region GACTATTTAAGATTCATAATAgctatttcttaataaaattgtGATTCTAAATCGCTTTTACAAAATAAcatgattatttaaaatttcaaatcatccattaataacttaaaatttatatataaataaaaataatatttaaaaattataagtattAATTTgagatataattaacaaataaaataatattaaaatagtttatgtttcaattatagGTTTGAGGTgtaataatttatgtttttgtttttgccctTTAATTATAGTGATTTAGACTTTGTTTTATGCAAATTTTCAAGGTGGATTATGCTACTTAATATAACTGTTATTAATAATAGCGGGTGTTTCCAACCGCTATTGATAATAATGAATGTTaataaaaccatgttttttaatagCGATTGGGTTAGaaatatgctattttttaaaaaaaattattttttgttaatttgttaaaaaaatatcgaaCAGTGCTAGTTTGAGAAAATAACAGACATATCTtgcattttaattaaacaaaatatataaataccgGCACAATAGTACCTGAGCCTGGCTAGAAATGACAAGTTATCAGATTCATTTTTCAATGTTGATGAGAGGGTAATATGCCGTGGTTCTCTCCGGTTGATCAGCTAAAGGGAAAGAAGCTTGAAAAAAGGCAATagctataattaaattaaactaagaagaagaaaaattaaatattgggGGGGTGATTTTGTCTTGTCTGTTAAATTTGTCTTTGTTGTTTAACTCttactgattttttctcttctttatccAGGACGATCAATAATTTGGCCATCATGgataagaaagaaacaaaaaagaaagaggaaatgAGGGTTTGCAATACTTGCCTCAAGATAGATATCAATGGCTTTGTAGACCCCATCAAAGCTATCTCTTGCGGAATCTGGTAAACTTTCTGCAACTCCTAGAACTTTTGAGGTCTTAAGGTTTTGATCAGGAGATATTTCACACAAGTACTTGTCAATCAATGTGCCAACCTTCTTCAACTTCTTTGAGGACAGCAAATCACTATGAACAAATATTCTCATCAATCTCAATACCAGATTAACATCAAAAACACCTCTATCATGGCCAGAGATAAGCAAGTCATCCAATGTTGCTTGGTCAAGCATCCCACCAATCAACATCTCCAGCTTAGCTCTGCAATCTTTGCTCAGACCAAATCCAGACACAATCCTCAATACTGAAAACAGGCCTCTGCAAGAAAATGAACAGCTCATAGAAATCACCCCGTGGACAGCAGTGTCTGCAAGACCAGCATAGGCTGATCTTGAATACAAAGCAGCTCTTTTTGCTCCACGTTTGCATTGAAGTGCTGCCATTTTCAGGAAATGGAGTAGGGATTTTGTGAGGATTAAGCTATCGTTGTCAGTTCCATAAGCccccatattttttattacctttTCAATAATCATTGGAGGTAATATGATCAAATCATCAAACCACCATTGTTTGCTCGATGAACGTGGCTTAGTTGACTCAGGAGTGGTTTTAGACGGGGAAGAAAACCTGAACCTAGATGCAGTTTCaggagatgatgaagaagaagaagaggaagcagCAAGAGTTGCAATATCTGTATTATGTGCAATCTTTCCCAGTAGTGAAAAAATGAGCTTTTCTACAAGCCCAGATGAATCCGCATTTGTAAGGAATAACTCACAGCTTTTGAGACAGGAAACTGTATCTTGCCAAGACCAGTAAATCATTCCATCAAGAAATGCCTCTGTCTGTTTCAAGAGATTGCTCTTGGATACATTCTCGGTCATGCCAAGAAATACTGCACAGAAATGGAGAAGAGCCACATTTGAAACTGTGATTTTGATTTGGCCATGATTGTAACAGAATCTTGAAACCAGCTCAAACCCATCTGGGCCTCCAGGGAAGTCATCAATTTCAATAATTGAATTCTTAATCTgggattttctcttttctctcctgACGATCTTCTTTAGCTTTTCTGAATATGCTGATAGAATTTTCTGCAAGAATGAACCATGAACAATCAGAACTAGTTCAATCAGAAAACCTTGCCTGAAGTTTCAAAGAAGAAAGGAAACTAGCAGTAGTACCTGATTGATAAAGAATGTTTGTTGACCATTAACATTAATTGCAAGATCACAGAGCTGTGGCATTGCTTCTTTGCATCGAATGTAACCAAGAAACTTATGTTTGCCTGATAGTGAGAGATGCTCTAAGGATATATGATGACAGCAGACAAGAAAATTTATACACACTATATAAAGGATACAGTTATCTCATAATACCCCCAAGAAGCATCTTCACGATTGACAAATACCGCAGTAATTTAAAGCTCCATTTGACATTACCGTTGGTTTTTCACTCTGACTTGTAGTTGTGAACAGAATTGTGATCTGTGACGCATGCAGTAGAAAGtgctttttatgataaaatagaaagggcaaaaaaaagagaaaaaaaacagttcCAGTGAGTGTTCAATCACTCGGTAAAAATCGACATAAATATGActtatctcaaattaaaaagaataattactcttctaaaataaaaataataagaattccaaaaaaaacaaaatataaatcctTTTCACCAACTGCTTTCGATCATGAGTTCACTATGtcgaataatttaataaaagaaataacaatgaaTATATGAAGCTAACAAAATACATGTTGGCAGTACAAGCTAAAAAGAAACACCGCATTGGCCCGCCGAACGAAAGCGATGACAGGCAATTTTGTCTCCAAGAAGATTTCtattattgtattatttatcCCTTGTCTCACCCACTCACACACACGTATGATATGTTCTTTTCTATTACAGTGGCTTCGGCATACGTCCCCACGGGAGTTTTTACACTTTCGGAACATGTGAACAAGGGGCCCAGCAGAGACTTCTGACCCACTGCTACTAATAATATTTGACATGAACAAAGGAAAACGAAACACACAACAGCACCACTCCTATGTCACGTGACTAGCTATTTGTGGATATGCTGCGTGTAGAATTTGCTTCAGGCCAGAGGGGGCTCTCAATTTGCTATCTTAAATAATTATACTCCATGGAATGATTATTGACcgaaaagaaaacgaaagagGGGATGTACAAACCCTAAAGAAGAACATATTGAAGCAAAGAGCTAAAGCCAtgtacacaaaaaaaataaagggtgggtgtagaaagaagaagaattaccaGATGGTGAAGTGGAGTGCTAGAGCCGTCTgtataacaaaattttgtagGGATTTGGACTTTGTAGAGTTATGAGAAAAATTTCACGGGgagaatttattttgataccGTCCCCGTGCTGGGTGGTGGCAGGCGTTAGGTTAGGCAAGTACCTTCGAAGTTCAAGGATCATGAAACATCGGGGATTTTGGGCAATTGAAAGTCCACGCTAGAAGATTAGCAACGAACAGTTCGGTGGCTCTTACGTTAGACATGGGTGGCCTCGTCTATAGCATCTCTTTCCTTAAATTCGTTCGAGATTGACAAAGGTTgtcatcaaatcaaacataatgGAAGTTCTATAGAAGCTCGAAACCAAATGATAAACATAATAGCGTTGGCGGCTAAACCAGAACAAAGATTATTTTGAGCTTTGGCGATCCAAACGAcagaaaaaatcatattgtcaTTCAATAACCAAACCCAGTACACTTCGAGCCATTGGAAAAAATATGATCGATCTTGCTAACATGCCATCACTCGTGATTGATGCTGAGCTCGTGATTTGCACGATCAAAAGTCTTCATTGTCACCACCTTTCAGGTCcgtccatccatccatccaagCAAGGGGCGTAATACATTTACTAACACCAGCCAGATTTTAAACTTTGGaagacattaaaacaatttcaaactAGTCTATCTAACAACAAGAGCACAGATGACCCAGTTCCTAGTTTCTTGATGGTTGCAGTACGGGGAATAACTCCATAAAGTCACATCGGAGCAGGGATTTTAAAATTCCGGATAAGAAAATAATGCCAGGTAAAACCAAACTTCATATCTAATGACAGTAACCAAAATTCATATCTGATGGCATCTTTCCCATCGAAGTAGAGGGCCAAAACAACCAAGGGTGAAAGCTGAGAACCTTTACTTCTATCCTCAGTATCGGTACCGATCACGGTCCCTGTCCCGGCCATATTCTCTATTTCGACCATACTCATAATCCCGATCCCGTTCCCGATCCCTACTACGACTACGACTACGGCGCCTGTCCCTACCATCACGATCTCTGGCCTTGCTGCTTTCCCTGTCATCCCGATCCCTCCCTCTTTCTCtgcttctctctctcccctctttatCACCGACACCTGGCAATATATCATTTTGTTAGCACCGATAACTTTGTCCAAGTAAAACTTTAATACTCCACTGTCCATCTGATTCTCTAATGGCTATAACTCCGGTTCATGAATAACATGTACAGACCTATAAGATCAACGTGCTTGATTTCAATACATGCTTATTTTgcaaatagaaaattaaagaataaaataatgctCAAATACCGAGTTCCTCAACCTCCCATCCTGCACGTCCAGCACCTGGAAGCACCTTTCCAGCTTCAGCTTGTTGAGTTTTTGCCCGAAATTTTTTCTTCAGATTGCCAAACTCGTCATATAGCTCTCCATCATCCTGTTATTGAAAcgtgaaaaatataaaacaagaacATGTTAAATAATCTCAAAGTCACAGCACCGCAAGAATATCTTACTTCAGCTTCTTTTCTTCGTCTCTTGGTTTCCTCTAATTCTTCTTCATCAAGTTCTTTGTAACCACCACCTCGTCCTCCTCTGTGTGAGCATAGATATGGGCATAATTTTAGCATAGTTTCTACAAGATGTAAAAATAGTAAAACATGAAGTCAAGGAAAGAAGAACCATTAAGAACAGAAGTTCACCCAACATAACAAAGCAAATATGACTAAGTTATTGCTTATCCACTCAACTAAGGTACATAAACCAAGATTGAGGTTTGTTATGACTCGGTTATTGCTTATCCACTCACCCATATGCTAGTTACAAGGTCTTTGAGTTCATAAAACAGGAACCCTTGTAAAAGGAGAACTGATGAAAGAGTAAGGAAACGTTTTCAGCACCACCAATTTTAGATTTTAGCAAAGAAAGTTGACAATGTTCTATATCACGCAAGCTATATGATGGATCCGGAGTATTTGAGAGACTATGAATTATCATATATCACCTCACACCACCCTCGTTGTGACCAGGTTTATTTGTGTTGCAAACATTGCACTTTGAGCGCTTTGCCCAGTTGATATTGCCACACCTGAAATACAAAAGGAAAAGTAGAAAcataagcaacaaaaaaaaaaaggaggctgAATATTTAGTCATGCATTTCAGAAACCTTGCCTGCAATATGAATTTGAAGGTCTCAACCAACTGCCAACAAAGGAAACCCAAATACCTTCTTAAAGCTAAAAGCACCGCAGATGGTTTTACAATGTACAGGTCAATGAGCACAATATTACCAACTAAACTTATTATAAATCCAGTACATAACAGCCTCATCAACTACACGCCCTTGACAGAATAGCACAAAGCTTCAGAATGCATGCGCACAAATCTATCTACAAAATTCAGCATTCTAAACACAGTCCTGCCATCAGAATAAATCCCTTTGTCCCAAGCTCAACACCTGTTATTTAGATAGATTATATAAGAAATGGGGAGCTACACTCCaacaaattttatcaaatcaaacatcATAAAGCAGTCCATTGTATTTCTCCTTCCAGATTGTATTCATGCTCGTCAATGTTGAGTTTGGATCCACCTTAAAACTGGATCTCACTGAAAACATTATCATTCTACTGAACTCATTTAGCCTCACAATCTTCTCCCTTTATTGGTCAGTGATTCAGATTGTTTTATGAGATACAGTTACTCCACCATCATCCATCACTTTGTCCAGCAGTAGAAGAAAATACAGAGGAAATGATACTGTATGCTCAAAATCAGAGACTAGCATAGCAAGCGACACGAAATTTAGCAGATGAACAGCACAAGAAagcaaacaaattatgaaactcggGCAACCAGAGGCTTACATTGGACAGGTCCAGTCATTTGGACCAAAAAGTCCGGTAGGAGCACCAACTGACCGGCCAGGGACACCAGAGTCATTGGCACCGCGTCCCCTCCCATGACCTCCAGCTCCAGCACCACCGCCAGATGGACCAGAAGGCCGAGCACTTGCACAACGGTTGCACACACCACGAAATGCAAAATTTACATTGGAACAACTGCTTGAACAATAAAGCATAAGAAGTTATTTGCATAAGAAAAGAggaaggtgaaaaaaaaaacagactagAGCTAAAAAAGAGCAAGAGCTGCTCACCAATATCACATCACAGACCTTGTATTCGGACACAACCAGTCTCCATCCTGTTGCCAGGCTTTCCCTGAAGCATCGTCCTGTCCTCTACCTCTCCCCCCACCCTCATTCAAATCCTTAGCATTTTCCTCAAACCCGCCAAAATCATTGGGATCATCCACAGAGTTACAAACAGTGTCATCTTTGCTCTTAGATTGTGCTATAAATACTCCAATAATATTACCATGAAAATCCTTGTTGTTAAACCACTCTACAGCAGCTAGAGCGGCATGAGGATCCTCATAAGTAACTGTGGCATCACCCTTAGGCTCATTCGTCATTTTGTCACGGTACAGCCATATCTTAGGTCGACCAGTTCTCTTGTCCTTCTACTCATTACAACAaggaataaaaagtaaataaaagaattaaactaAGAAATCCCTCAACATAAAAGGAAGCAAATAGTACAGGTCGATGCTTAAAAAAACAGACGAAAAAACAAAAGTACCTGGCAAAACTCCATACCTTTAACAACCCAATAGTGCCAAAATATCCGGCCAACATAATGTCATCGGTCCCTTCAGGTAAATTACTAATATAGATAGTCCCATTAGAAGGGTCTCCTTTCCCTGCATAGCTTGCCATATTGCTACAATCTCATCAAACTCAATAATCCCTGC is a window of Populus nigra chromosome 10, ddPopNigr1.1, whole genome shotgun sequence DNA encoding:
- the LOC133705152 gene encoding transcription initiation factor TFIID subunit 15-like isoform X3 encodes the protein MASYAGKGDPSNGTIYISNLPEGTDDIMLAGYFGTIGLLKKDKRTGRPKIWLYRDKMTNEPKGDATVTYEDPHAALAAVEWFNNKDFHGNIIGVFIAQSKSKDDTVCNSVDDPNDFGGFEENAKDLNEGGGRGRGQDDASGKAWQQDGDWLCPNTSCSNVNFAFRGVCNRCASARPSGPSGGGAGAGGHGRGRGANDSGVPGRSVGAPTGLFGPNDWTCPMCGNINWAKRSKCNVCNTNKPGHNEGGVRGGRGGGYKELDEEELEETKRRRKEAEDDGELYDEFGNLKKKFRAKTQQAEAGKVLPGAGRAGWEVEELGLYMLFMNRSYSH
- the LOC133705152 gene encoding transcription initiation factor TFIID subunit 15-like isoform X1, which produces MASYAGKGDPSNGTIYISNLPEGTDDIMLAGYFGTIGLLKKDKRTGRPKIWLYRDKMTNEPKGDATVTYEDPHAALAAVEWFNNKDFHGNIIGVFIAQSKSKDDTVCNSVDDPNDFGGFEENAKDLNEGGGRGRGQDDASGKAWQQDGDWLCPNTSCSNVNFAFRGVCNRCASARPSGPSGGGAGAGGHGRGRGANDSGVPGRSVGAPTGLFGPNDWTCPMCGNINWAKRSKCNVCNTNKPGHNEGGVRGGRGGGYKELDEEELEETKRRRKEAEDDGELYDEFGNLKKKFRAKTQQAEAGKVLPGAGRAGWEVEELGVGDKEGRERSRERGRDRDDRESSKARDRDGRDRRRSRSRSRDRERDRDYEYGRNREYGRDRDRDRYRY
- the LOC133705152 gene encoding transcription initiation factor TFIID subunit 15-like isoform X2 produces the protein MEFCQKDKRTGRPKIWLYRDKMTNEPKGDATVTYEDPHAALAAVEWFNNKDFHGNIIGVFIAQSKSKDDTVCNSVDDPNDFGGFEENAKDLNEGGGRGRGQDDASGKAWQQDGDWLCPNTSCSNVNFAFRGVCNRCASARPSGPSGGGAGAGGHGRGRGANDSGVPGRSVGAPTGLFGPNDWTCPMCGNINWAKRSKCNVCNTNKPGHNEGGVRGGRGGGYKELDEEELEETKRRRKEAEDDGELYDEFGNLKKKFRAKTQQAEAGKVLPGAGRAGWEVEELGVGDKEGRERSRERGRDRDDRESSKARDRDGRDRRRSRSRSRDRERDRDYEYGRNREYGRDRDRDRYRY
- the LOC133705151 gene encoding BTB/POZ domain-containing protein At1g50280-like gives rise to the protein MPQLCDLAINVNGQQTFFINQKILSAYSEKLKKIVRREKRKSQIKNSIIEIDDFPGGPDGFELVSRFCYNHGQIKITVSNVALLHFCAVFLGMTENVSKSNLLKQTEAFLDGMIYWSWQDTVSCLKSCELFLTNADSSGLVEKLIFSLLGKIAHNTDIATLAASSSSSSSSPETASRFRFSSPSKTTPESTKPRSSSKQWWFDDLIILPPMIIEKVIKNMGAYGTDNDSLILTKSLLHFLKMAALQCKRGAKRAALYSRSAYAGLADTAVHGVISMSCSFSCRGLFSVLRIVSGFGLSKDCRAKLEMLIGGMLDQATLDDLLISGHDRGVFDVNLVLRLMRIFVHSDLLSSKKLKKVGTLIDKYLCEISPDQNLKTSKVLGVAESLPDSARDSFDGVYKAIDIYLESHPTLPFEERSRLCRCLNYEKMSLEACKDLAKNPRIPPDIAVQALKLQHSKISKGEYSVCVKDLKGPSMINSSGMVLYNGDVESLSPENVQGTRMNMQWRVMELEKACREMKHRMPKLVGHDVNVMRGTTPYYSRSPLPKLC